One window from the genome of Streptomyces sp. NBC_00708 encodes:
- a CDS encoding aminoglycoside phosphotransferase family protein → MYTASSSVSAPPRPLRPIQAGGGPYLDPRAGVPAPGLGRPRRPAGPGVPSLGGRLDLSGPQGAQLRMVIASVHRICPEFNPVQVLRRSGRSVLLVGSTGRATAVAKCLLDHSPAWSERFRHEIAAYRAFVRHRPPVRAPRLIAADPENCTLVIERMPGRVAALTRHPSEAPPRADLRAVLGAVARVNAWRPPAGLFEAPLDYAARIARYHELGLFTDRDLGDLQKLLHGLAHSGGRHSMGQFCHGDALLSNILLSPTGPVLVDWEHAGWYLPGYDLATLWTVLGDAPVARRDISKLAQVNGPAARDAFLVNLMLVLTREIRRYETAVQRAMRDTGTTRAGQDRPGALAPGEEQRLLLRRLHDDCAMARNAVRAAVGTR, encoded by the coding sequence ATGTACACAGCATCGTCCTCCGTGTCCGCCCCGCCCCGGCCGCTGCGTCCGATCCAGGCGGGCGGCGGGCCGTACCTCGACCCGCGCGCAGGTGTCCCGGCCCCCGGCCTCGGGCGGCCCCGGCGCCCGGCGGGACCGGGTGTCCCCTCGCTGGGCGGACGGCTCGACCTGTCGGGCCCGCAGGGCGCCCAGTTGAGGATGGTGATCGCGTCCGTGCACCGGATCTGCCCGGAGTTCAATCCGGTGCAGGTGCTGCGGCGCAGCGGGCGTTCGGTCCTGCTCGTCGGTTCGACGGGGCGCGCGACAGCGGTCGCGAAGTGCTTACTGGACCACTCCCCCGCGTGGTCGGAGCGGTTCCGGCACGAAATAGCTGCATACCGGGCGTTCGTCCGGCACCGTCCGCCGGTCCGGGCGCCCCGGCTCATCGCCGCCGATCCGGAGAACTGCACGCTGGTCATCGAGCGGATGCCCGGACGGGTGGCGGCCCTGACGCGCCACCCGTCCGAGGCCCCGCCCCGCGCGGACCTGCGGGCGGTGCTCGGCGCGGTCGCCCGGGTGAACGCCTGGCGTCCGCCGGCGGGTCTGTTCGAGGCCCCGCTGGACTACGCGGCGCGGATCGCCCGCTACCACGAGCTGGGTCTCTTCACCGACCGGGACCTGGGCGACCTGCAGAAGCTGCTGCACGGGCTGGCCCACTCCGGCGGACGGCACAGCATGGGGCAGTTCTGTCACGGGGACGCGCTGCTCTCCAACATCCTGCTGTCCCCCACCGGTCCGGTGCTGGTGGACTGGGAGCACGCGGGCTGGTACCTGCCGGGCTACGACCTGGCGACGCTGTGGACCGTGCTGGGTGACGCCCCGGTGGCGCGGCGCGATATCAGCAAGCTGGCCCAGGTGAACGGACCGGCCGCGCGGGACGCGTTCCTGGTGAATCTGATGCTCGTGCTCACACGGGAGATCCGCAGGTACGAGACGGCCGTGCAGCGTGCCATGCGGGACACGGGAACCACGCGGGCGGGGCAGGACCGTCCGGGCGCGCTCGCCCCCGGCGAGGAGCAGCGACTGCTGCTGCGCCGGCTGCACGACGACTGCGCGATGGCCCGGAACGCCGTGCGGGCGGCGGTCGGCACGCGCTGA
- a CDS encoding N-acetylmuramoyl-L-alanine amidase encodes MTSKQRTRLALAFTTAGALSLALLSPAAQAGADAVRPECPRGLACDWVPAAYQQTGDPADKETYGNYDTADRPNTNKIKFIVLHDTEEDFDTTLKIFQNPLKQTSAHYVVRSADGHVTQMVKNKDVAWQAGNWYVNSHSIGIEQEGVAVEGAQWYTPEMYRSTAALVRYLAAKYDIPLDRQHIIGHDGVPPTSAAGTKNMHWDPGTYWDWNYFMTLLGRPTVPTALPGSQLVTVSPRFKDNKQAFRDCEKNVDLPVQGSSAVPLHTAPSDDAPLFSDPGIHTDGSPGTNCAADWGSKISATQQAVVAGRAPGWTAIWWYGEKAWFRTPAHTRTTVPTSGYVVRPKAGKAEVPVYGVAYPEKSEYPADFADQRVGTPLQYTIKAGQSYPGGGEAPTGFFYAPTIDASFPLDHAYFKGKEKYVTVQIGHRVAFVKASDVDIVRAR; translated from the coding sequence ATGACGTCCAAGCAGAGGACCAGGCTCGCACTCGCCTTCACCACCGCCGGAGCGCTGAGCCTCGCACTGCTCAGCCCGGCCGCCCAGGCCGGTGCCGACGCGGTCCGGCCCGAGTGCCCGCGCGGTCTCGCCTGCGACTGGGTCCCGGCGGCCTACCAGCAGACCGGCGACCCGGCCGACAAGGAGACGTACGGCAACTACGACACCGCCGACCGGCCGAACACCAACAAGATCAAGTTCATCGTGCTGCACGACACCGAGGAGGACTTCGACACCACGCTGAAGATCTTCCAGAACCCGCTGAAACAGACCTCGGCCCACTACGTCGTACGGTCCGCCGACGGACACGTCACCCAGATGGTCAAGAACAAGGACGTCGCCTGGCAGGCCGGCAACTGGTACGTCAACAGCCACTCCATCGGCATCGAGCAGGAAGGCGTCGCCGTCGAAGGCGCCCAGTGGTACACCCCCGAGATGTACCGCTCGACCGCGGCCCTCGTGCGCTACCTCGCCGCCAAGTACGACATCCCGCTCGACCGCCAGCACATCATCGGCCACGACGGCGTCCCGCCCACCAGCGCCGCCGGCACCAAGAACATGCACTGGGACCCGGGCACCTACTGGGACTGGAACTACTTCATGACGCTGCTCGGCAGGCCCACCGTGCCGACCGCCCTCCCGGGCAGCCAACTCGTCACCGTCAGCCCCCGGTTCAAGGACAACAAGCAGGCGTTCCGCGACTGCGAGAAGAACGTCGACCTGCCCGTCCAGGGCTCCAGCGCCGTCCCGCTGCACACCGCTCCCTCCGACGACGCGCCCCTCTTCTCCGACCCCGGCATCCACACGGACGGCTCGCCCGGCACCAACTGCGCCGCCGACTGGGGCAGCAAGATCAGCGCCACCCAGCAGGCCGTCGTGGCCGGCCGCGCCCCCGGCTGGACGGCGATCTGGTGGTACGGCGAGAAGGCGTGGTTCCGCACACCCGCCCACACCCGCACCACCGTCCCCACCTCCGGCTACGTCGTCCGCCCGAAGGCCGGCAAGGCGGAGGTGCCGGTGTACGGAGTGGCGTACCCGGAGAAGTCCGAATACCCGGCGGACTTCGCGGACCAGCGGGTCGGCACACCGCTCCAGTACACGATCAAGGCCGGCCAGTCCTACCCCGGCGGCGGCGAGGCGCCCACCGGCTTCTTCTACGCGCCGACGATCGACGCCTCCTTCCCGCTGGACCACGCGTACTTCAAGGGCAAGGAGAAGTACGTGACCGTCCAGATCGGCCACCGCGTGGCCTTCGTCAAGGCGTCCGACGTGGACATCGTCCGCGCCCGCTGA